A single region of the Nitrosomonas sp. Is79A3 genome encodes:
- a CDS encoding FMN-binding glutamate synthase family protein: MSSAIDLIIYSIATMLGLVIVGMVVFWFIQDVTQKKHSVLRNYPVIGRLRYIFERQGKYFRQYFFSNDRDEMPFNRATRGWIYKNAKNKGSLVGFGSTNDLRQPGSIIFVNAAFPIQEEDQLPTPALHIGEGYCEYPFEAKSIINISGMSYGAISKPAVRALSLGAAQAGCWLNTGEGGLSPYHLEGGCDLIMQIGTAKYGIRDENGNFSPQRAKELSKVVKAFEIKLSQGAKPGKGGLLPGNKVGSEIAAIRGIPENQDSISPNRHKDINNIDELLDKIIYIRELTGRPVGVKTAIGGWNFINELCDNINRRGLEYAPDFLTIDGGEGGSGAAPQTLIDHVSLPIAEALPRVVDSLLQSGLRNRIHIVAAGKLVTSAEGAWALCAGADFVNTARGFMFSLGCIQAMRCHLNTCPTGITTHDARLQNGLVVEEKYLRVANYARNVNKEINMIAHSCGLHHARQFKREHVRIVETAGKSVALNILYPYPEPSKKKT, from the coding sequence ATGTCTAGTGCAATTGATTTAATTATCTACAGTATTGCCACCATGCTGGGTCTTGTCATCGTTGGTATGGTCGTATTCTGGTTCATTCAAGATGTAACGCAGAAAAAACATTCTGTTTTACGCAACTATCCTGTTATTGGGCGGCTACGTTATATTTTTGAGCGGCAAGGCAAATATTTCCGGCAGTATTTTTTTTCCAATGACCGGGATGAAATGCCGTTCAATCGTGCTACACGAGGCTGGATTTACAAGAATGCCAAGAATAAAGGCAGCCTCGTCGGCTTTGGTTCCACCAATGATTTACGCCAGCCCGGTTCGATTATTTTTGTCAACGCAGCTTTTCCGATCCAAGAAGAAGATCAACTGCCAACACCTGCGCTGCATATCGGCGAAGGTTATTGCGAATATCCATTCGAAGCCAAATCCATCATCAATATCAGCGGCATGAGCTACGGTGCAATCTCGAAACCAGCCGTGCGCGCGCTATCCCTCGGCGCCGCACAAGCGGGTTGCTGGCTGAATACCGGTGAAGGCGGATTATCTCCATATCACTTGGAAGGCGGTTGTGATTTGATCATGCAAATTGGCACCGCCAAATACGGCATCCGGGATGAAAACGGCAATTTTTCACCGCAACGTGCCAAAGAATTGAGTAAGGTCGTTAAAGCATTTGAAATCAAGCTTTCTCAAGGCGCAAAACCCGGCAAAGGCGGATTATTGCCTGGGAATAAAGTAGGTAGTGAAATTGCTGCCATCCGCGGTATTCCTGAGAATCAGGATTCGATCAGTCCGAATCGCCATAAGGACATCAACAATATTGATGAGCTGCTAGATAAAATTATTTATATCCGAGAACTGACCGGGCGGCCTGTAGGCGTCAAAACGGCTATCGGCGGGTGGAATTTTATTAACGAGCTATGTGATAACATCAACCGCCGAGGACTTGAATATGCACCCGATTTTTTGACTATTGATGGGGGTGAAGGCGGCAGTGGCGCAGCACCGCAGACATTGATCGATCATGTCAGTCTACCAATCGCAGAAGCATTGCCGCGCGTGGTAGATTCATTACTCCAATCCGGTCTGAGAAACCGCATCCATATCGTTGCGGCGGGAAAATTGGTGACTTCTGCAGAAGGCGCATGGGCGCTCTGCGCTGGTGCCGATTTTGTGAATACTGCGCGAGGCTTTATGTTCTCATTGGGCTGCATTCAGGCGATGCGCTGCCATCTCAATACCTGCCCAACTGGAATTACCACGCATGATGCGCGTTTGCAGAATGGTTTGGTGGTTGAAGAAAAATATCTTCGTGTTGCCAATTATGCCCGGAATGTTAATAAAGAGATTAACATGATCGCCCACTCATGCGGCCTGCACCACGCACGGCAATTTAAACGCGAGCATGTACGCATCGTTGAAACAGCGGGTAAAAGCGTGGCACTGAATATTCTTTATCCCTACCCAGAACCATCCAAGAAAAAAACATGA